Proteins encoded together in one Canis lupus familiaris isolate Mischka breed German Shepherd chromosome 25, alternate assembly UU_Cfam_GSD_1.0, whole genome shotgun sequence window:
- the HMGB2 gene encoding high mobility group protein B2: MGKGDPNKPRGKMSSYAFFVQTCREEHKKKHPDSSVNFAEFSKKCSERWKTMSAKEKSKFEDMAKSDKARYDREMKNYVPPKGDKKGKKKDPNAPKRPPSAFFLFCSEHRPKIKSEHPGLSIGDTAKKLGEMWSEQSAKDKQPYEQKAAKLKEKYEKDIAAYRAKGKSEAGKKGPGRPTGSKKKNEPEDEEEEEEEEEDEDDEEEEEDEE, translated from the exons ATGGGTAAAGGAGACCCCAACAAGCCGCGGGGCAAGATGTCCTCGTACGCCTTCTTCGTGCAGACCTGCCGGGAAGAGCACAAGAAGAAGCACCCGGACTCTTCGGTCAATTTCGCTGAATTCTCCAAGAAATGTTCGGAGAGATGGAAG ACCATGTCTGCAAAGGAAAAGTCGAAATTTGAAGATATGGCAAAAAGTGACAAAGCTCGCTATGACAGGGAGATGAAAAATTATGTTCCTCCCAAAGgtgacaagaaaggaaagaagaaagatcccAATGCTCCTAAAAGGCCTCC GTCTGCTTTCTTCCTGTTTTGCTCTGAACATCGCCCAAAGATCAAAAGTGAACACCCTGGTTTATCCATCGGGGACACTGCAAAAAAGCTGGGTGAAATGTGGTCTGAACAGTCAGCCAAAGATAAACAACCATATGAACAGAAAGCAGCTAAGCTAAAGGAGAAATATGAAAAG GATATTGCTGCATATCGCGCCAAGGGCAAAAGTGAAGCGGGAAAGAAGGGCCCTGGCAGGCCAACGGGTTCAAAGAAGAAGAATGAAccagaggatgaggaggaagaggaagaggaggaagaagatgaagatgatgaggaagaggaggaagatgaggaataA